The following is a genomic window from Desulfitobacterium chlororespirans DSM 11544.
ATGGGTTGGTGGCAGTCAATTGTATATTTTGTACATATGTTTATTTTGTATATAGGTTATCTTAGTAAAATTTATTGTGTAAGAATTTGTAGCTTATTTTAGTAGCAGAATTAAAGGTTAATGATAAGATGAATCAAGGAGAGGAATCCGATGGAATATAATGCACGTTATCAGGAAATTGCGATAGATATTGCTCATTCTATCGTTATGGGAGAATACCGGGAAGGGGAAAAAATTCATGGACGCTCTACTTTAGCGGGGCGTTATAATGTATCTCCGGAGACTATCCGGCGCTCCATTGCTATCCTCCAAACGATGGGCGTAGTCATGGTAAGCCAAGGGGTAGGGATTACGGTAGTCTCCAAAAGCATGGCGGAAAAATTTATGAGGGGTTTTGACCAGAAAGCAGAAATTCAGGTCTATTTTGATGAACTGAAAAAACTTATGGAACAAAGACGTGAGATCGATCAGAAGATCGATGCCCATCTCACCAAAATCGTGAACTATACAGATCGTTTGGCCAGCCGTTGGATGGATGTGGCCGAAATTGAAATCGCCAAAGGCTCCAGCGCCAAGGGCAAAACTTTAAGTGATTTAAAATTGAGGGAGAAGACAGGTTTAACGGTTGTGGCTGTGGTCAGAGGGGGAATCGAGCAATTTTCTCCGGGAGCGGAGTTTATCCTGGACGACGGAGATATCCTGCTGGCGGTAGGCTCTGAACAAGGTAAAGAAAAACTTCAGGAAATCCTTCGCTAGAATACAGGAAGTGGATAGCCATCTGTCGAAATTCTCTATGAATTCTAGAGGACATGAGGGATGATGGATGATCTTTGAAAGCATAGTCATACTCGGCGTGGAGTTGATGCTGGTCTTAGTAACAGGCCAGATGAATCTGTTAATTTTATTTTTAATCGGTAATACATTTTTTCTTTTATATCACTTAAATCTGGAATATAAAAAAGCTGCCCGGCAGGCCACAGAGCGAAACGCGGAACTCAGCTTTAAAATAGCCAACCAGACCCTTCCTTACTTGCGCCGGGGGCTTAATGAACAAAACGCAGAGTACATCGCTAAAATCATTCAAGAGATTGGCCAAGTGGCGGCTGTTTCGATCACAGATTGTGAAAAGCAGCTGGCCTATTTGGGTGTGGGATGCGATCAGCATCATCCGGGAGATAAGATTCTTACCCGGGCAACCCGGGATGTGATCCAATCCGGGGTTTATAAGATAGTGCGAACGCAAAAAGAGCTGAATTGCCCCAGACAAAACGTCTGCGATTGTCCACTGGCAGCGGCTGTCATCGTACCTCTGAAGTGTCAGGGGGAAGTAGTGGGAACCATGAAGCTGTATGAAACTAAGGATGGGCAGCTCTCATCGGATCTTATTCGCTTAGCTCTTGGGATGGCTGATCTCCTGGGGATTCAGATTGAATTAGCAGAGCTTGATCACCAGGCGAAACTGGCTGCGGAAGCACAACTGAATGCCTTGCAAGCTCAAATCAATCCCCATTTCTTTTTCAATGTTCTCAATACTATTATTGCCACCAGCCGTACCAGCCCCAATCGTTCACGACGATTGCTGATTCATCTTGCGGAATTTTTCCGCAAGGCCCTCAAATCCCACGGAAGCTTGATTACTTTGCGAGAGGAAATGAGCTTTGTCAAGACCTACTTAATTCTCGAAAAAGCTCGCTTTGGGCGTAAGCTTCATTTTAAAGGAGAGATTCCCGAAGAGCTCATGGATGCTTTGGTCCCGCGTTTAAGCGTTCAGCCCCTGGTGGAAAACGCCGTTAAACATGGGATTACGGAGAAAATCGGCAATGGAGTCGTCTCCGTGAAAGTGGAGCAAAAAGGTCAGGAGCTGTATATTATTGTGGGGGATGATGGCGTGGGAATACAGCCGGAACGTCTCCAGGAAGTGTTAAAACCCGGTGTTGGTTCAGGTAATGGAGTGGGCA
Proteins encoded in this region:
- a CDS encoding TrkA C-terminal domain-containing protein, with protein sequence MEYNARYQEIAIDIAHSIVMGEYREGEKIHGRSTLAGRYNVSPETIRRSIAILQTMGVVMVSQGVGITVVSKSMAEKFMRGFDQKAEIQVYFDELKKLMEQRREIDQKIDAHLTKIVNYTDRLASRWMDVAEIEIAKGSSAKGKTLSDLKLREKTGLTVVAVVRGGIEQFSPGAEFILDDGDILLAVGSEQGKEKLQEILR
- a CDS encoding histidine kinase, which encodes MIFESIVILGVELMLVLVTGQMNLLILFLIGNTFFLLYHLNLEYKKAARQATERNAELSFKIANQTLPYLRRGLNEQNAEYIAKIIQEIGQVAAVSITDCEKQLAYLGVGCDQHHPGDKILTRATRDVIQSGVYKIVRTQKELNCPRQNVCDCPLAAAVIVPLKCQGEVVGTMKLYETKDGQLSSDLIRLALGMADLLGIQIELAELDHQAKLAAEAQLNALQAQINPHFFFNVLNTIIATSRTSPNRSRRLLIHLAEFFRKALKSHGSLITLREEMSFVKTYLILEKARFGRKLHFKGEIPEELMDALVPRLSVQPLVENAVKHGITEKIGNGVVSVKVEQKGQELYIIVGDDGVGIQPERLQEVLKPGVGSGNGVGMANVHERLIGHYGEEYGLQIESQPNIGTTVTMHLPLTTMEDEDMLERA